In Haematobia irritans isolate KBUSLIRL chromosome 1, ASM5000362v1, whole genome shotgun sequence, a genomic segment contains:
- the LOC142235931 gene encoding uncharacterized protein LOC142235931, with protein sequence MTTTPLTAFTRATDAVVRFETKFHSLRDDDLTAYRLECHGSEAKSLWEKVKSLFDECLDFVSTQSNATEAVAAADSKYDVAYNCYLNVMESIQRKLEELRAPSKHSAKSSRLEDQTLLLNVSHRSDDSHSSSVSSRGDNSSSHSLNLPPCDIDVFDGDFLNWPTFRDFFTAVYINNSRLSDIEKLCHLLKKTSGEARDVVSKFPLTHRSFALAWKALKGTYDNTRLLVNHQLKLLFDLPVLESETSSGLKKLQRGISTCISTMSIYDVATDDWDPILVFLCLQRLPKCTVTLWEQSIKDKSALSSWSDLDFFLTERIQTLTCLRDIRGIDARPPANKRIRSHFTNAKTTRSPSSTPPSSQSSPDRLCVLCRRHHHLRTCSRFHNLSVRERMNIIRSHQCCMNCLSRRHIAANCPSAYDCGKCGRRHHTLLHRETSTGPGTAPIVPAPVSRNPVPVPVDANEPSTSTGIVSGTSSRQVFHTSRTGNVLLGTAMVNIVHQGITYPARALIDPASESSFITEGLRNRLGLSTSSTSATISGVNQSVSITSRELCSLCIGTPLDESLLLETTAYVLPNISGNLPSFSLDRDIVSSMPNLRLADPNLFVCRPVDLLLGADLYPKIVLEGTRTNILGSLLAQNTVFGWVVTGPIPSSNISVFTTAVDLHEENGLDETLLRFWELEEIPRRPLLSASDKFCEDNYKRTTRRDSEGRYIVTLPLKTDFCGQIDLGNSRTGCLRQFLRNEASLLRKPQIKTVYDDVIREYLHLGHMRPVSATPTDAPVCYLPHHPVINPDKRTTKLRVVFNASNKTSTGNSLNDILHVGPTLQTDLVLLILRWRLYKFVYNCDITQMYRQIRVDPSQTCLQRILFRDSPQNIIQDYELQTVTFGVNCAPFLAIRTLLQLADDTENDFPLAAHILRRCMYVDDVLTGYHNLGNAPGSRGNTRHEFELSCPIVRYLSRLYLKNCLLFYESGNFTCYF encoded by the coding sequence ATGACTACTACACCACTGACTGCTTTCACAAGAGCAACTGACGCAGTAGTCCGATTTGAAACGAAGTTTCACAGTTTGCGAGACGATGATTTAACCGCCTATAGACTAGAATGTCATGGTTCCGAGGCTAAGTCTTTGTGGGAAAAAGTTAAGAGCTTATTCGACGAATGTCTTGACTTTGTGTCCACACAGAGCAACGCAACCGAGGCAGTCGCCGCTGCTGACAGCAAATATGACGTGGCTTATAATTGTTATCTGAATGTCATGGAGTCGATTCAACGTAAATTGGAGGAACTACGTGCACCATCTAAGCATTCTGCTAAATCGTCTCGGTTGGAGGACCAAACATTACTTTTGAATGTTTCTCATAGGTCCGATGACTCACACAGTTCTTCCGTTAGCTCTAGGGGAGACAATAGTTCCTCCCACAGTCTCAATCTGCCGCCTTGTGATATAGATGTTTTTGACGGCGATTTTCTCAATTGGCCGACATTTAGAGATTTCTTCACAGCGGTATACATTAACAATAGCCGACTTAGCGAtattgaaaaattgtgtcatttACTCAAGAAAACCAGTGGTGAAGCTCGCGATGTGGTTTCGAAGTTTCCGCTCACGCATAGAAGCTTCGCTCTTGCGTGGAAGGCGCTAAAGGGTACTTATGATAATACCCGCCTCTTGGTGAACCACcaactcaaattattatttgattTGCCAGTCTTGGAGTCTGAGACCAGTTCAGGACTGAAGAAACTACAACGTGGTATCTCGACATGCATTTCGACAATGTCCATCTACGATGTGGCCACTGACGATTGGGATCCCATCCTCGTCTTTTTATGCCTTCAGAGGTTGCCGAAATGTACTGTTACACTTTGGGAACAGAGTATTAAGGACAAGTCTGCTTTGTCTTCTTGGTCAGATTTGGACTTCTTTCTCACGGAAAGAATCCAGACATTGACATGTCTTCGCGATATCCGCGGCATTGACGCCAGGCCTCCGGCCAACAAAAGAATTCGCTCGCATTTCACGAatgcgaaaacgactcgttccCCATCAAGTACGCCTCCTTCCTCCCAATCCTCTCCTGACAGATTATGCGTTCTCTGTCGACGACATCATCACCTCAGAACGTGTTCTAGGTTTCATAATCTTTCAGTTCGTGAGAGGATGAATATTATTAGGAGCCATCAGTGCTGCATGAATTGTCTGTCCCGCAGACATATTGCAGCTAATTGCCCCAGCGCATATGATTGCGGTAAATGTGGTAGAAGACACCACACTCTTTTGCATAGGGAAACATCGACTGGTCCCGGGACTGCTCCTATCGTTCCCGCACCAGTTTCACGGAATCCCGTACCGGTGCCAGTGGATGCCAATGAACCTTCTACATCGACAGGCATTGTGTCAGGGACGTCCAGTAGACAGGTATTCCACACTTCGCGTACTGGAAATGTATTATTAGGAACTGCAATGGTGAATATCGTTCACCAGGGTATCACGTATCCTGCTAGGGCCTTAATAGATCCCGCTTCGGAATCATCCTTTATTACGGAAGGATTGCGGAACCGACTTGGACTGAGTACGTCTTCGACTTCGGCTACAATTTCTGGTGTGAATCAAAGTGTTTCGATCACGTCGAGAGAACTTTGTTCACTTTGCATTGGTACCCCACTAGATGAGTCGCTCCTACTGGAGACTACAGCGTATGTTCTTCCGAACATTTCCGGCAACCTGCCATCCTTTTCTCTAGATCGTGACATTGTGTCTAGTATGCCAAATCTACGTTTGGCTGaccccaatttatttgtttgtcgtcCTGTTGACCTGCTTTTGGGCGCGGATCTTTATCCGAAAATTGTGTTGGAGGGTACGCGAACGAATATTTTGGGATCATTACTAGCACAAAACACAGTCTTCGGCTGGGTTGTCACGGGTCCTATCCCTTCCTCGAATATTTCAGTCTTCACGACTGCAGTGGACCTCCACGAGGAAAACGGTCTTGACGAGACACTTCTCCGATTTTGGGAACTTGAGGAGATTCCCCGACGCCCTCTCTTATCTGCATCAGATAAGTTTTGCGAGGACAATTACAAGAGAACGACTAGACGGGATTCTGAGGGAAGATACATTGTTACACTTCCGCTCAAAACTGATTTCTGTGGACAAATCGATTTAGGAAATTCAAGGACGGGTTGCTTAAGACAATTTCTTCGAAATGAGGCATCCCTCTTGCGAAAACCACAAATTAAGACGGTATATGACGACGtcatacgagaatatttacatttgGGTCATATGAGGCCAGTTTCGGCTACGCCAACAGACGCCCCAGTTTGTTATCTACCTCATCACCCCGTGATTAACCCCGACAAAAGGACGACTAAGCTTCGAGTGGTTTTCAACGCCTCGAATAAGACGTCTACCGGCAATAGCCTGAATGACATTTTACATGTCGGTCCGACTCTACAAACTGACTTGGTCCTCCTCATTTTGAGATGGAGGTTGTACAAATTCGTGTACAATTGCGACATCACACAGATGTATCGCCAAATCCGAGTTGACCCGTCTCAGACCTGTCTGCAGAGAATACTATTTCGGGATTCTCCGCAAAACATTATCCAGGACTATGAGTTACAAACTGTAACATTTGGAGTAAATTGTGCTCCATTTCTAGCCATACGGACACTGTTGCAATTGGCGGACGACACGGAGAATGACTTTCCTCTTGCTGCGCACATCCTACGGAGGTGCATGTACGTTGACGACGTATTGACGGGGTACCATAATTTGGGTAATGCGCCTGGGTCAAGGGGCAATACACGCCATGAGTTTGAGCTATCTTGTCCTATAGTACGCTATTTATCACggttatatttaaaaaactgTCTGCTTTTCTACGAAAGCGGTAACTTTACATGCTACTTTTGA
- the LOC142220840 gene encoding uncharacterized protein LOC142220840, which produces MTATLPESEDDVPMLDEEREINSSIAPLADEHTISTTTDSAILADNVATATNKKPLTTASGVPPGELFVASPPHITLGCKVVFNSLLTLRVLDTRLFRVKFI; this is translated from the coding sequence ATGACTGCTACCCTTCCAGAGTCTGAGGACGACGTCCCCATGTTGGATGAGGAACGGGAGATTAATTCTAGCATCGCACCCCTTGCCGATGAACATACCATCAGTACGACTACTGATTCTGCCATTCTGGCCGACAATGTTGCAACAGCAACCAATAAAAAACCGTTGACGACGGCTTCTGGGGTCCCTCCAGGAGAATTGTTTGTGGCTTCGCCACCCCATATCACACTTGGGTGTAAGGTAGTCTTCAACAGCCTTCTGACTTTACGAGTCCTCGACACCCGGctcttccgagtcaaatttatttga